Proteins encoded within one genomic window of Pseudodesulfovibrio senegalensis:
- a CDS encoding substrate-binding periplasmic protein — protein sequence MTRLLITFFLVMTFSGSALAEQVFRVGVEDIRYYPQYSTNLGIYTGFSRVVLDEFAQEHGYRFEYVPLPVLRLYSRFLHGKDLDFKYPDNALWQPQERQGMEIFYSDEVSEAYDGVMVLPLRKRTQVRQLRTLATVRGFTATKYEHLIKSGQVRLSYCDDYDSLIQMVLRGRVDGGFGCLAVARYHLDHMERSHEALTLAPDLPYTRVSYRLSTLNHPEVIEQLNEFLRANHERFMLLRDRFGLSRRVTR from the coding sequence GTGACCCGACTTCTGATAACATTTTTCCTTGTCATGACTTTCTCGGGGTCGGCGCTGGCCGAGCAGGTCTTTCGCGTCGGCGTCGAAGATATCCGCTACTATCCACAGTATTCCACCAACCTCGGCATCTATACAGGATTCAGCAGGGTCGTGCTGGACGAATTCGCCCAAGAGCACGGCTACCGGTTCGAATACGTGCCCCTGCCCGTACTGCGCCTGTATTCCCGTTTCCTGCACGGCAAGGACCTGGATTTCAAATACCCGGACAACGCCCTGTGGCAGCCGCAGGAACGCCAAGGCATGGAAATCTTCTACAGCGACGAGGTTTCCGAAGCCTACGACGGCGTCATGGTGCTGCCCCTGCGCAAGCGCACGCAGGTTCGTCAGCTCAGGACACTGGCCACGGTGCGGGGCTTCACCGCCACCAAATACGAACACCTCATCAAATCCGGGCAGGTCCGCCTGAGCTATTGCGACGACTACGATTCTCTCATCCAGATGGTACTGCGAGGTCGTGTGGACGGCGGGTTCGGCTGCCTTGCCGTGGCCCGTTACCACCTTGACCACATGGAACGCTCGCACGAAGCCCTTACATTGGCGCCCGATTTGCCGTATACAAGAGTCAGCTACCGCCTTTCAACCTTGAATCACCCCGAAGTGATCGAGCAGTTGAACGAATTTCTGCGTGCCAACCACGAGCGATTCATGCTGCTGCGCGACCGTTTCGGCCTTTCCAGACGGGTCACCCGATAG
- a CDS encoding DUF3124 domain-containing protein, with amino-acid sequence MIRRCLLTVFALTLAATPALAETVIISSGQTVYVPVYSHIYQGIKARPYNLSALLSIRNTDPSNAITVTSVRYYGSDGTLVKKFLEEPVVVQPLATAEHLIMERDTSGGSGANFLVQWNASGPVNAPLVQAVMIGTASTQGISFVCDGWVISEDGR; translated from the coding sequence ATGATCCGACGTTGTTTGCTTACCGTGTTCGCCCTGACGCTGGCCGCAACCCCGGCCCTTGCTGAAACTGTCATTATCTCTTCGGGACAGACCGTATATGTTCCGGTATATTCCCATATATATCAGGGTATCAAGGCCCGGCCCTACAACCTGTCGGCCTTGCTCAGCATTCGCAATACCGATCCCTCCAACGCCATCACCGTTACTTCGGTGCGCTATTATGGTTCGGACGGTACGCTGGTGAAGAAGTTTCTGGAAGAGCCCGTGGTGGTGCAACCGCTGGCCACTGCCGAACACCTCATTATGGAGCGGGACACGTCCGGCGGGTCTGGGGCCAATTTTCTGGTGCAATGGAACGCTTCCGGTCCGGTCAACGCCCCGCTGGTCCAGGCGGTCATGATCGGCACGGCCTCCACGCAGGGAATATCCTTTGTGTGCGACGGCTGGGTCATCAGCGAAGACGGACGTTGA
- the blaOXA gene encoding class D beta-lactamase: protein MEKLGSLLTVLLLCMGCAHTSPKAPAPSTIKPARKTEPAKPKTEPAASTSASVVIFNPKTQKWSFKNRDRAQKDWLPASTFKILHTLIALQSGVVDKDEVFKWNGVRYQSKEWNRDQTLESAFKHSVIWVYQIIAKRIGTDRMQNYVDLCGYGNRCIEGKADSFWLDGGLRITSRQQIEFLRQLQAETLPFSPSHMRFVKKIMVRNGGKTWLMRAKSGWAQRVKPQFGWLVGWVENGKDVWFFATNVEIRTREDAGKRMSMSMAALREAGAIPPEK, encoded by the coding sequence ATGGAGAAACTCGGCTCCCTGCTGACGGTCCTGCTGCTGTGCATGGGCTGTGCGCACACGTCCCCCAAGGCCCCGGCTCCCAGCACCATCAAACCGGCCCGCAAGACTGAACCCGCAAAACCCAAGACGGAACCGGCCGCATCCACCAGCGCGTCCGTGGTCATCTTCAATCCCAAGACCCAGAAATGGTCCTTCAAGAACCGGGACCGCGCTCAAAAGGACTGGCTGCCCGCCTCCACCTTCAAGATACTGCACACGCTCATCGCGCTGCAGTCCGGAGTGGTCGACAAGGACGAGGTCTTCAAATGGAACGGCGTCCGGTACCAGTCAAAGGAGTGGAACAGAGACCAAACCCTGGAGTCCGCGTTCAAACATTCCGTGATCTGGGTTTATCAGATCATCGCCAAACGCATCGGCACGGACCGCATGCAAAACTATGTGGACCTGTGCGGCTACGGAAACCGCTGCATAGAAGGAAAGGCGGACTCCTTCTGGCTCGACGGCGGACTGCGCATCACCTCGCGCCAGCAGATCGAATTCCTGCGCCAGTTGCAGGCTGAAACCCTGCCTTTTTCACCGTCTCACATGCGCTTTGTGAAGAAAATCATGGTCCGCAACGGCGGCAAGACATGGCTCATGCGCGCCAAGTCAGGATGGGCGCAACGCGTTAAGCCGCAGTTTGGCTGGCTCGTGGGCTGGGTGGAAAACGGCAAGGATGTCTGGTTTTTCGCCACCAACGTGGAAATACGGACCCGCGAGGATGCCGGGAAACGCATGAGCATGTCTATGGCCGCGCTGCGGGAGGCAGGCGCCATACCACCGGAAAAATAG